The Paramisgurnus dabryanus chromosome 3, PD_genome_1.1, whole genome shotgun sequence genome includes a window with the following:
- the LOC135768888 gene encoding interferon-induced very large GTPase 1-like → MATSQQDTETAGGRPDQQLEEDKRRIENIKHLFHKFLLTDRHESKLRAADVLEISAHSLQSHESCAEKDLVQTFLQNLLTINYRARYIKIKETNEHHHRQQRENDSKKHESNFFKVLSSSNKKVNKPDRVHPMDVQMAVFHCADSFLKQLMVTKLSQCQFALPLLVPHPFTQQIEFPLWTFRQINKSWKMRNTNNEIISKEEPVYKVKTPMVSFFRFGSVSSSKSQLMNNLINEKHNTFFHRNCPGSSRTRLLMDGVVEIAWFCPSGEMKDNFTYSIAFCNLHGDAGVHEKQRQILSKMSSVNVVLLSQLDKNDKNMIKLENLYSDSKPLICFFSEDESNLIEIDTGKYTIGLKYRNQSDVSEELRRAINDCLSSSPSASMFRLEDLSKHSDIRVDEEDDEDCRRGREAAQQMMSLLKNKDLREIKKLLLPCQGELWHQWCQKNKELHRPQCDDIQQETNKQREIIKICEQQHKSHISEFIRFFIKQMNSYAANKSFFLTWLRILLNEVTSADLSALQHKYDKKWSTVLKLKGNDKTNQLKEQRELEKISEELQAASFGLEHIIREIGQIYESCSSVKKNKTDLPFHFSSLPNLAAEMMICGFPLELMDGDAAHVPLIWITAVLDKLIEKLGDQRVFVLSVLGLQSSGKSTMLNAMFGLQFAVSAGRCTRGAFMQLIRVSEEMKQQLKFDYILVVDTEGLQALEFDGNSTRHHDNELATFVVGLGNLTLINIFGENPAEMQDILQIVVQAFLRMKKVNLKPSCMFVHQNISDVTAGEKNMQGKRRLQEKLDKMTKLAAKDEVCDAECFSDVINFDVCNDVKYFAHLWEGSPPMAPPNPNYCENIQELKKAIISQASKSDSLRLIHLRERIKDLWEGLLNERFVFSFRNSLEISAYRRLETEYSKWTWTLRSAMMKILTKLHNKIENEAVHEIGKTELQRELKEKSEEVKNSMSDFFEKDTDADILIQWKTSFEIKIKDVQENIVRETKRKLTEIIQQRDLKRKIDAQRTQHENNLLEKSKELALKHKDKANDEEILKREFDLFWEECLKKITRDSPLISDINLVKDVKILLSDIYESLNVDQWKNSDIFTLQHYSGYVQENKSRGLTGSVKKQISGSLSDQTERKIRALVNKIVQQTDIMIQSFNISKLGYNNSCIQLLIDYIKAKIQEDEEESKKYMFKKEFFIDLVFSIFKRAEKTFIDQNRMFREVNDPVLYLEKKRNEYYNIFQKYYHGATLAAIFGEIICHKLKRPIEQSVYKQTARDLADEIRSNCPSLNGNRSNLEKHILKKLAEEEKFYMFTDYIHNPRDHLESFIRDEVRQYIRDKFTISVQPNMNQNIEVLKKKILTAAYESTEDVQVKRGDVDLWLKFFTQKLSDVLIFSMKDFSGVKHDDVDDYKLLEDVINTDLPSIISDISREFNTNTFDVKLDLSNRPDEILIDHLCQCCWVQCPFCKAICTNTIENHDGDHSVPFHRVYGIKGCHYRGTRNLSVEICTTRVASNTASFNLDSTDRRVLYREYRKAGGVYSKWSITPDLSELPYWKWFVCRFQKDLEEYYEKTFQGYGKIPNEWREITKQEAVDSLDKYI, encoded by the exons ATGGCAACCTCACAACAG gACACTGAAACAGCAGGAGGCCGACCAGATCAACAACTAGAAGAAGACAAGAGAAGAATAGAAAACATAAAGCATCTATTTCACAAATTTCTTCTTACAGACAGGCATGAGAGTAAACTGAGAGCTGCAGATGTTCTTGAGATATCTGCTCATTCATTACAGTCTCATGAGTCTTGTGCTGAAAAAGACCTGGTTCAGACTTTCCTACAGAACCTACTTACGATTAACTACAGAGCAAGATACATTAAAATTAAAGAGACAAATGAACATCATCACAGACAACAAAGAGAAAATGACTCAAAAAAGCATgagagtaatttttttaaagttttgtctTCCTCTAATAAAAAAGTGAATAAACCAGACCGTGTTCACCCGATGGATGTTCAGATGGCTGTGTTTCATTGTGCTGATAGTTTcctaaagcagctgatggtcACTAAACTCTCACAGTGTCAGTTTGCTCTTCCTCTTCTTGTTCCTCATCCATTCACACAACAGATTGAGTTTCCTCTCTGGACATTCAGACAAATCAACAAGAGCTGGAAGATGAGAAATACTAACAATGAAATCATCAGTAAAGAAGAGCCAGTGTACAAAGTAAAAACTCCAATGGTGTCGTTCTTCAGGTTTGGTTCTGTGTCTTCATCCAAGTCTCAGCTGATGAACAATCTGATCAATGAGAAACACAACACGTTCTTCCACAGGAACTGTCCAGGCAGCAGCAGAACCAGACTACTGATGGATGGAGTGGTGGAGATCGCCTGGTTCTGCCCATCTGGAGAAATGAAAGATAACTTTACCTACAGTATTGCCTTCTGTAATCTTCATGGTGATGCAGGAGTCCATGAGAAACAACGGCAGATTCTGAGTAAAATGTCTTCAGTCAATGTTGTTCTTCTGTCACAGCTtgataaaaatgacaaaaacatgATCAAACTTGAAAATCTCTACAGTGACTCAAAGCCACTTATTTGCTTTTTTTCTGAGGATGAATCTAATTTAATTGAGATAGATACAGGAAAATATACAATTGGTTTGAAATACAGAAATCAGTCAGATGTATCTGAAGAACTCAGAAGAGCTATAAATGATTGTCTCTCATCTTCACCATCAGCTTCCATGTTCAGACTTGAAGATTTGTCCAAACACTCAGACATCAGAGTAGATGAGGAAGATGATGAAGACTGCAGGAGAGGAAGAGAAGCAGCACAGCAGATGATGAGTTTACTGAAGAATAAAGATCTGAGAGAAATCAAAAAATTACTTCTGCCCTGTCAGGGTGAACTCTGGCATCAGTGGTGTCAGAAGAACAAAGAACTTCATCGACCTCAATGTGATGACATACaacaagaaacaaacaaacaaagagaaATTATAAAAATTTGTGAGCAGCAACACAAATCCCACATAAGTGAGTTTATAAGGTTCTTTATAAAACAAATGAATTCATATGCtgcaaataaaagttttttcctGACATGGCTCAGAATCCTCCTGAATGAAGTTACCTCAGCTGATCTTTCTGCTCTGCAACACAAGTATGATAAGAAGTGGTCAACAGTCTTAAAACTCAAAGGAAATGATAAAACTAACCAACTCAAAGAACAAAGAGAACTTGAGAAAATATCTGAAGAACTTCAAGCAGCAAGCTTTGGTTTGGAGCACATCATAAGAGAGATCGGTCAGATCTATGAATCATGTTCATCTGTGAAGAAGAATAAAACAGATCTGCCATTTCATTTCTCTTCTCTCCCGAACCTTGCAGCAGAGATGATGATCTGTGGATTTCCACTGGAGCTGATGGATGGAGATGCTGCTCATGTTCCTCTGATCTGGATCACTGCTGTTCTAGATAAACTCATAGAAAAACTGGGAGACCAGAGAGTCTTTGTGCTGTCAGTTTTAGGACTTCAGAGTTCTGGGAAATCCACCATGCTGAATGCCATGTTTGGACTTCAGTTTGCAGTCAGTGCTGGCCGATGCACCAGAGGAGCTTTCATGCAGCTGATCAGAGTATCAGAGGAGATGAAACAACAGCTGAAGTTTGATTATATTCTAGTTGTTGATACTGAGGGTCTTCAGGCTCTTGAATTTGATGGAAACTCCACAAGACATCATGACAATGAACTGGCCACATTTGTTGTAGGTCTTGGTAATCTGACATTGATCAACATCTTTGGAGAAAACCCAGCTGAGATGCAGGATATTCTTCAGATTGTTGTTCAGGCTTTTCTGAGGATGAAGAAGGTCAATCTGAAACCCAGCTGTATGTTTGTACATCAGAACATTTCAGACGTCACAGCTGGAGAGAAAAACATGCAGGGAAAGAGACGACTTCAGGAGAAACTGGATAAGATGACAAAACTCGCTGCTAAAGATGAAGTCTGTGATGCTGAATGTTTTAGTGATGTCATTAATTTTGATGTATGTAATGATGTGAAATATTTTGCTCATCTGTGGGAGGGAAGCCCGCCAATGGCACCACCAAATCCAAACTACTGTGAGAATATTCAAGAACTAAAGAAAGCTATTATTTCACAAGCCTCAAAATCAGATAGTTTGCGGTTGATACACCTGCGTGAGAGAATTAAAGATCTCTGGGAGGGTTTACTGAACGAACGATTTGTGTTCAGCTTCAGAAATTCTCTGGAGATTTCAGCATACAGGAGACTGGAGACAGAATACAGCAAGTGGACCTGGACTCTTCGCAGTGCCATGATGAAAATTCTGACCAAACTGCATAATAAAATAGAAAATGAAGCAGTTCATGAGATTGGTAAGACTGAACTTCAAAGAGAACTGAAAGAGAAAAGTGAAGAAGTGAAAAACTCAATGTCAGATTTCTTTGAGAAAGACACAGATGCTGATATACTGATTCAGTGGAAAACatcatttgaaataaaaatcaaAGATGTTCAAGAAAACATTGTGAGAGAAACAAAGAGGAAATTAACTGAAATTATTCAGCAGCGAGACCTGAAGAGAAAGATTGATGCTCAGAGGACACAACATGAAAACAATCTCTTAGAAAAGAGTAAAGAACTTGCATTAAAACATAAAGATAAAGCAAATGATGAAGAAATACTGAAGAGAGAGTTTGATTTGTTTTGGGAAGAGTGTTTGAAGAAGATCACTAGAGATTCTCCTCTGATATCAGACATTAACTTAGTAAAAGATGTGAAAATACTCCTTAGTGACATCTATGAAAGTCTCAATGTAGACCAATGGAAGAACAGTGATATTTTTACTTTGCAGCATTATTCAGGTTATGTACAGGAAAATAAATCCAGGGGCTTAACAGGATCTGTTAAAAAACAAATTTCAGGTTCACTTTCTGATCAAACTGAAAGAAAAATAAGAGCCCTAGTTAATAAAATTGTTCAGCAGACAGACATAATGATTCAGTCATTTAATATTTCAAAGCTGGGCTACAACAACAGCTGCATTCAACTGCTAATAGATTACATCAAGGCAAAAATTCAAGAAGATGAGGAAGAGTCAAAGAAGTACATGTTCAAGAAAGAATTCTTCATTGATTTGGTATTTTCTATATTTAAGAGAGCAGAAAAGACATTCATTGATCAAAACAGAATGTTCAGAGAAGTCAATGATCCTGTTCTCTATCTTGAGAAGAAGAGGAATGAATACTATAATATTTTCCAGAAATACTATCACGGAGCAACATTAGCTGCTATTTTTGGTGAGATCATCTGTCATAAACTGAAGAGACCCATTGAACAGAGTGTCTATAAACAGACTGCCAGAGATTTAGCAGATGAAATCAGATCAAACTGTCCATCACTGAATGGAAACAGATCAAATCTGGAGAAACACATACTGAAGAAACTGGCAGAAGAGGAGAAGTTTTATATGTTCACTGACTACATTCATAATCCCAGAGATCACTTAGAGAGTTTCATCAGAGATGAAGTCCGTCAGTACATCAGAGATAAGTTCACTATCAGTGTTCAACCCAATATGAATCAGAACATTGAAGTCCTGAAGAAGAAGATCCTGACAGCAGCTTATGAATCTACTGAAGATGTTCAAGTGAAGAGAGGAGATGTTGATTTGTGGTTGAAGTTTTTCACACAGAAGCTCTCAGATGTTCTGATATTCTCTATGAAGGACTTCAGTGGAGTCAAACATGATGATGTTGATGATTATAAACTCTTAGAAGATGTCATAAACACAGATCTTCCATCTATTATATCTGATATCAGCAGAGAGTTCAACACAAATACATTTGATGTAAAATTAGATCTCAGCAACAGACCAGATGAGATTCTGATTGATCACTTATGTCAGTGCTGTTGGGTTCAATGTCCGTTCTGTAAAGCCATCTGCACCAACACAATAGAGAATCATGATGGAGATCACAGTGTTCCTTTCCATAGAGTATATGGAATCAAGGGGTGTCATTACAGGGGCACAAGAAACCTGTCTGTTGAAATATGCACAACACGAGTAGCAAGCAACACTGCATCTTTTAATCTAGATTCCACAGACAGGAGAGTCCTCTATAGAGAATACAGGAAAGCAGGAGGAGTTTATTCAAAGTGGAGCATCACCCCTGACCTCTCTGAGCTGCCTTACTGGAAATGGTTTGTGTGCAGATTTCAAAAAGATCTTGAAGAGTATTATGAAAAAACATTCCAGGGTTATGGAAAGATTCCAAATGAATGGAGAGAAATCAccaaacaggaagctgttgatAGTTTAGATAAATACatataa